One genomic window of Mycteria americana isolate JAX WOST 10 ecotype Jacksonville Zoo and Gardens chromosome Z, USCA_MyAme_1.0, whole genome shotgun sequence includes the following:
- the RFESD gene encoding Rieske domain-containing protein, whose protein sequence is MLDLIILGLHFFICFLISLAIWRGPKDVDLHSSSTGTVEMEPDGLVLIGKEDDIKRSRRVTAKVNGRHVVVFYHKGKFHAMDSRCYHEGGPLHLGEIEDINGQACITCPWHKYKITLETGEGLYEGINPLEPSPTPQWRSKGVKQRIHKVTIDNGNVYVSPPDLSVSFDSDYFADKYKNNGDLAMEKQSNSQTAE, encoded by the exons ATGCTGGACCTCATTATTCTGGGCCTCCATTTCTTCATCTGCTTTCTCATCTCCCTTGCGATCTGGCGTGGACCGAAG gatGTGGATTTGCACAGCTCAAGCACAGGAACAGTTGAAATGGAGCCAGATGGTCTTGTATTAATTGGCAAAGAAGATGACATAAAGAGGTCCAGAAGAGTAACAGCCAAAGTCAATGGCAGACACGTTGTTGTTTTCTACCATAAAGGGAAATTTCATGCTATGGACTCTCGCTGCTACC ATGAAGGAGGCCCTTTACATCTTGGAGAAATAGAG GATATCAATGGTCAAGCATGTATTACTTGTCCTTGGCATAAGTATAAAATTACTTTGGAAACAGGAGAAGGATTATATGAAGGAATAAACCCTTTGGAGCCATCACCAACACCACAGTGGCGATCAAAAGGAGTCAAACAAAGGATTCATAAAGTCACAATAGACAATGGAAACGTTTATGTGAGTCCTCCAGATTTGTCCGTAAGCTTTGACTCCGATTATTTTGCTGACAAGTACAAAAATAATGGTGATTTAGctatggaaaaacaaagcaactcaCAAACAGCAGAGTAA